From the Solanum lycopersicum chromosome 10, SLM_r2.1 genome, one window contains:
- the LOC138338680 gene encoding zinc finger protein ZAT9-like produces the protein MEAEDDQENNGSCEKGLSSSNFKVKINLKLKKDKDESRGDEEKNMLLMKQKKDHTCCECGKEFSSGKALGGHMSSAHVQANQRLEEPLKKKKSLIKRSRIDDYVDDDEEVVLEEEEEMGDVVVSCEICHKNFSSKKSLFGHMRCHPDREWRGMKPPSKKTSKSKGFDEASFEDVNEGFEDRFASLRDEEEEDGGGGGGGGGGVHLNVVELPPLKDWGAKDRRGRSPQKRSVSSTIMDDDKELHDAVQQLINLVNGDVNNNNNNNNRSEVMMSSSTSVGSAPKEVAFRDLKDKSKKKGVVADDTKEKNREETKKRKREKELVKLEPSQDLVPSLVLKKSVEVKYKCNVCGKMFATYQALGGHRSSHNKFKISIENTIDEIKGRNHEENNNNTQDHGQLGNQEINNYGNIIINDRYGSNNNNVHKCKFCDKIFPTGQAIGGHQRSHFTNNQEESSSQNASKVLDFDLNELPHLDDDTLL, from the coding sequence ATGGAAGCTGAAGATGATCAAGAAAATAATGGATCTTGTGAAAAAGGTTTATCTTCAAGTAATTTTAAGGTGAAGATAAATCTTAAGCTCAAGAAAGATAAAGATGAAAGTCGCGGAGATGAAGAAAAGAACATGTTGTTGATGAAGCAAAAGAAAGATCATACATGTTGTGAGTGTGGAAAAGAGTTTAGCTCAGGAAAAGCTTTAGGTGGACATATGAGTAGTGCACATGTTCAAGCAAATCAAAGATTAGAAGAacctttgaagaaaaaaaagtctttGATAAAAAGATCAAGAATTGATGATTATGTTGATGACGACGAAGAAGTTGTtctcgaagaagaagaagagatgggAGATGTGGTTGTAAGTTGTGAAATTTGTCATAAGAATTTTTCATCTAAGAAATCTTTATTTGGACATATGAGATGTCATCCTGATAGAGAATGGAGAGGTATGAAACCCCCTAGTAAAAAAACATCGAAAAGTAAGGGTTTTGATGAAGCTAGTTTTGAGGATGTGAATGAGGGTTTTGAGGATCGTTTTGCTAGTCTTcgagatgaagaagaagaagatggaggaggaggaggaggaggaggaggaggagttCATTTAAATGTGGTTGAACTACCTCCTTTGAAGGATTGGGGTGCGAAGGATAGACGAGGTAGATCCCCTCAAAAGAGAAGTGTAAGTAGTACTATAATGGATGATGATAAGGAGCTACATGACGCGGTTCAACAGCTTATAAATTTAGTCAATGGAGACGtgaacaataacaacaacaacaataataggtCAGAGGTCATGATGAGTAGTAGCACTTCAGTTGGTAGTGCTCCTAAAGAAGTTGCTTTTCGCGATTTGAAGGATAAATCTAAGAAAAAGGGGGTTGTTGCTGATGATACTAAAGAAAAGAATCGCGAAGAAACCAAGAAGAGGAAGAGGGAGAAGGAGCTAGTCAAATTGGAACCGAGCCAGGATTTGGTCCCCAGCCTGGTTCTCAAGAAATCAGTGGAGGTCAAATACAAATGTAATGTGTGTGGAAAGATGTTTGCGACTTATCAAGCACTAGGTGGACACAGATCGAGTCATAACAAGTTCAAGATTAGTATTGAGAACACGATCGATGAAATTAAGGGTAGAAATCATgaagagaataataataatactcaaGATCATGGTCAATTGGGAAATcaagaaatcaataattatggcaacattattattaatgatCGATATggatctaataataataatgttcatAAGTGCAAATTTTGTGACAAGATTTTTCCTACTGGACAAGCAATTGGAGGTCATCAAAGGAGCCATTTTACAAATAATCAAGAAGAATCATCAAGTCAAAATGCAAGTAAAgttcttgattttgatcttaaTGAATTGCCTCATTTAGATGATGATACATTattataa